In Pyrus communis chromosome 1, drPyrComm1.1, whole genome shotgun sequence, the following are encoded in one genomic region:
- the LOC137739654 gene encoding probable E3 ubiquitin-protein ligase ARI2 has protein sequence MEDDYYVSSEEEEYYDEDDDRQNMELLEYVENDDSLPPEVPRSKVIPKESLLAAQKDDVQRVMDVLSSKENHARTLLIHYRWDVDNLLAVLVDKGKDRLYAEAGVTLVEHNSNVSQQLPSEVMCGICMDEMPADQVTLMDCGHCFCNECWTEHFIVKINDGQSRRIKCMAHKCNAICDESIIRNLVSARDPNLAEKFERFLLESYIDDNRMVKWCPSVPHCGNAIRIEEDELCEVECACALQFCFNCLSEAHSPCSCQIWKLWCQKCQDESETVNYIAVNTKPCPKCHKLVEKNGGCNLVTCVCGQHFCWLCGGATGYEHNAESIAGHSCGRFKEDEEMTLEQAKSDLVRYTHYYNRYQAHIDSLKLESKLKQSIQGKISHLVEREFTRTDFSWATNVLNRLFRSRQIISYSYPFAYYMFSEDLCKNEMTAEERTIKQNLFEDQQQQLESNMEKLSKFIEEPFDEYSPDEIRELKIRILNVSTLVDKLCAKLYDCIENDLLGSLKWTRHSVASYKSNGVEKASELTGS, from the exons ATGGAGGACGATTATTACGTCAGTAGCGAGGAAGAGGAGTATTACGACGAGGATGATGATCGCCAGAACATGGAGCTGTTGGAATACGTCGAGAATGACGACTCTCTCCCGCCTGAGGTTCCGAGGAGTAAG GTCATTCCGAAAGAATCTCTCTTGGCTGCACAG AAGGACGACGTGCAGAGGGTAATGGATGTGCTATCATCGAAAGAAAACCATGCCCGAACCTTACTCATCCATTATCGGTGGGATGTTGACAATCTGCTTGCGGTGCTTGTAGATAAGGGGAAAGATAGATTATATGCTGAAGCAGGTGTGACGTTGGTGGAGCACAATAGCAATGTCTCACAACAGTTGCCCTCTGAGGTTATGTGCGGTATTTGCATGGACGAAATGCCAGCTGATCAGGTGACACTCATGGATTGCGGTCACTGCTTCTGCAACGAAT GTTGGACAGAGCattttattgtgaaaataaatgaCGGGCAGAGTAGACGCATTAAATGCATGGCACATAAATGCAATGCTATTTGTGACGAATCCATAATCAGAAATCTAGTCAGTGCAAGAGATCCTAATCTAGCAGAGAAATTTGAGCGTTTTCTTCTCGAATCATATATAGATGATAATAGAATGGTGAAATGGTGCCCAAGTGTTCCCCACTGCGGAAATGCCATACGCATTGAGGAAGATGAACTTTGCGAggttgaatgtgcatgtgcgcttcaattctgttttaattgcttatctGAAGCACACTCCCCGTGTTCATGTCAAATTTGGAAACTATGGTGTCAGAAGTGCCAAGATGAATCAGAGACGGTTAATTATATTGCAGTCAATACGAAGCCTTGCCCAAAGTGTCACAAGCTGGTTGAAAAGAATGGAGGATGCAATCTAGTTACTTGTGTCTGTGGACAACATTTTTG TTGGCTCTGTGGTGGCGCAACTGGTTACGAGCATAATGCAGAGTCCATTGCGGGTCACAGTTGTGGGCGATTCAAAGAAGACGAGGAGATGACTCTTGAGCAAGCCAAGAGCGATCTTGTTCGTTACACTCACTACTACAACCGTTATCAAGCTCATATCGATTCTCTTAAGCTTGAATCAAAGCTGAAACAAAGCATACAAGGAAAAATATCGCATTTGGTAGAAAGAGAATTTACACGTACAGATTTTAGCTGGGCAACCAATGTACTCAACAGACTCTTCAGATCAAGGCAGATTATTTCATATTCCTATCCGTTTGCATATTACATGTTTAGCGAAGATCTATGCAAAAATGAAATGACGGCAGAAGAAAGGACCATAAAACAAAACTTATTTGAggaccagcagcagcagcttgAGTCAAATATGGAGAAGCTTTCTAAGTTTATAGAGGAGCCTTTTGATGAGTATTCGCCGGATGAAATTAGGGAGTTGAAAATCAGGATCTTAAATGTTTCTACGCTTGTTGATAAGCTCTGCGCAAAATT GTACGATTGCATTGAGAATGATTTGTTGGGTTCCCTCAAGTGGACAAGGCACAGTGTTGCTTCTTACAAGTCGAACGGTGTGGAGAAAGCTTCAGAACTTACCGGTTCCTAG